Within Anopheles ziemanni chromosome 2, idAnoZiCoDA_A2_x.2, whole genome shotgun sequence, the genomic segment GTGTCTCGTAGCAGTTTGCGTTCTTTTTTCAGTATCTTTTTCGTGCGCTCACGCTCGACCTGTATTAGCTCGATGCGCTTCTGTTCGGCTTCCTCCGCTTTAGCCTTGGCCGCGGCCGCTTCCTTAGCCACGCGCTCCTCCTCAGCCTTTTGCGCCTGGTAGGCGTTCTGTTTCGCACGCTTGGCTGCCAGCTTGCGTTCCTTTTCCTCCCGCTTGAAACGCACCACACGGGGATCGTTGTTGTACGCCAGATCGACGAGCGATCGAATGCGGGCCGATTCTTCCTTCTTGCGCTTCAGGCGGATCGCTTTGTTCTGCTTTTCGATCCAGCGCCGCTCCTCCCGATCCTGACCCTTTTCCTTGTCCTCCTCGTCAAGGTAGCTATACTCACGCCAACTCTGAAAGCTGTACCAGAAGTCGTAGAAATCGTCAACCCGCTCGCGGGGCGTATTGTCATCACCCAGCTGTGGCGCTTCCTTGCGCGATTCGTTCCAGCGTGCGTTACGCTTGAAAACGTCACGTAGCGAGCCGTAGAAATCTTTCTCAACCTCCGACTGCGTCGGGAGCGTGTCGTCAAACTCCGGATCGATCGAATCGAAGGCGCGCCGGTTCTTGAGCGTGCCCAGCGTTTCGTACGCCATCGTGATGCAGTGGAAGTAGTCATCGTCCTGCTTTACTTCCTCACCTAAGCCTTTCCGCTTGTCCGGGTGATGTTTCAATACTATCTTTCGGTATGCACGCTTAATGTCCTCGTCGGTCGCAGTAAACCTATGGAAGGAGATTGTAATGAATCACATGAACACAAACAAAGAAGCGCAGCGTGATGACAACACTCACCTCATACGCTTCAGACCAAGTACGGCATAGTGGTCCTGATTTTTCCAATCCTTCGGATCTAAACTTTTTAGGTAATCGATATCGACGGAAAACAGCTCCTCGAACAGTGCCTCAGGGTCCACAACTGCCGTGGTTGCCGGGTCCGGCAGTTGGCCGGAAGCGATCAGTTCATCCTTCGTCGGAGGACACGTCGGGTGGATCGGTTGCGTTTCGTGCAGGTACTGCAAGTATTCGACACCGTCGCTCCATTTCGCTCCAATGGTGCTGCGACGCACGTCGTAATTTGTTCGCAAGGCAACGGTTAGCACGGAAGGCGAGGGTCGTTTGCTGCTGTCACTGGCTGCCATGGTTGAT encodes:
- the LOC131282635 gene encoding dnaJ homolog subfamily C member 2 isoform X2 — protein: MAASDSSKRPSPSVLTVALRTNYDVRRSTIGAKWSDGVEYLQYLHETQPIHPTCPPTKDELIASGQLPDPATTAVVDPEALFEELFSVDIDYLKSLDPKDWKNQDHYAVLGLKRMRFTATDEDIKRAYRKIVLKHHPDKRKGLGEEVKQDDDYFHCITMAYETLGTLKNRRAFDSIDPEFDDTLPTQSEVEKDFYGSLRDVFKRNARWNESRKEAPQLGDDNTPRERVDDFYDFWYSFQSWREYSYLDEEDKEKGQDREERRWIEKQNKAIRLKRKKEESARIRSLVDLAYNNDPRVVRFKREEKERKLAAKRAKQNAYQAQKAEEERVAKEAAAAKAKAEEAEQKRIELIQVERERTKKILKKERKLLRDTAKGKDYYAKDDKERLKHLEGVEKMVESFKLLELQEFNKELVAGGRDVFVKALDELEVKLEAERMATVRTTASSETIPNNTGLKVVNRKAMWSHDNVQLLIKAVNLFPAGTISRWDVIANYLNQHGTGLGDLKFYAKDILSKAKELQSGDFSKSDLKTMVNQQAYESFERTKKDLKIIDNSEISTKEAEAEAAANKAKANAKQNGNSGGKPEPMVNGTGGAKHGVTAEAEGKPAATTGGKKEKEANRVWSKEEQALLEQAIKTYPVSCGPDRWDRIAECIPNRTKKDCMRRVKELVDLVNAKREAQQAVK
- the LOC131282635 gene encoding dnaJ homolog subfamily C member 2 isoform X1; translation: MAASDSSKRPSPSVLTVALRTNYDVRRSTIGAKWSDGVEYLQYLHETQPIHPTCPPTKDELIASGQLPDPATTAVVDPEALFEELFSVDIDYLKSLDPKDWKNQDHYAVLGLKRMRFTATDEDIKRAYRKIVLKHHPDKRKGLGEEVKQDDDYFHCITMAYETLGTLKNRRAFDSIDPEFDDTLPTQSEVEKDFYGSLRDVFKRNARWNESRKEAPQLGDDNTPRERVDDFYDFWYSFQSWREYSYLDEEDKEKGQDREERRWIEKQNKAIRLKRKKEESARIRSLVDLAYNNDPRVVRFKREEKERKLAAKRAKQNAYQAQKAEEERVAKEAAAAKAKAEEAEQKRIELIQVERERTKKILKKERKLLRDTAKGKDYYAKDDKERLKHLEGVEKMVESFKLLELQEFNKELVAGGRDVFVKALDELEVKLEAERMATVRTTASSETIPNNTGLKVVNRKAMWSHDNVQLLIKAVNLFPAGTISRWDVIANYLNQHGTGLGDLKFYAKDILSKAKELQSGDFSKSDLKTMVNQQAYESFERTKKDLKIIDNSEISTKEAEAEAAANKAKANAKQNGNSGGKPEPMVNGTGGAKHGGAEHGTEGKENRNNKQQQQKDKQQTPPPAAAPLVNGTSTDKKPVTAEAEGKPAATTGGKKEKEANRVWSKEEQALLEQAIKTYPVSCGPDRWDRIAECIPNRTKKDCMRRVKELVDLVNAKREAQQAVK